A single window of Maylandia zebra isolate NMK-2024a linkage group LG2, Mzebra_GT3a, whole genome shotgun sequence DNA harbors:
- the LOC112433217 gene encoding uncharacterized protein LOC112433217: protein MAEMAAAVRVRDPHFFGEEDQQLCRQATGEKYLKWVKDFVSKNKSMCVHLKKPSGADLWIEELENTKYNGDDDEVNVWGKFYLPEIVKMQVIGVVKGTSCPCDELVLMTCEDKKLYGYDGEELHLVASSFLELCDKTIEYPASKRYYNGEAFKDMTEEDWKKVKMSDVGRKLQEEHKKLVNETQSAFVSLIS from the exons ATGGCTGAGATGGCTGCAGCTGTACGTGTGAG ggatcctcatttttttggtgaggaagatcagcagctgtgtcgacaggcaacag GTGAAAAGTACCTGAAATGGGTGAAagattttgtttccaaaaacaaaagcatgtgcGTTCACCTGAAGAAGCCAAGTGGTGCTGACCTGTGGATAGAAGAGCTTGAGAACACCAAATACAACGGGGATGATGATGAAGTTAACGTCTGGGGAAAATTCTACCTTCCCGAGATTGTAAAAATGCAGGTTATTGGTGTGGTAAAGGGCACCTCATGTCCATGTGACGAGCTTGTGCTGATGACGTGTGAGGACAAAAAGCTGTACGGCTATGACGGAGAGGAGCTGCATCTGGTGGCTTCCAGTTTCCTGGAACTATGTGACAAAACGATAGAGTATCCAGCATCCAAGCGCTACTACAATGGAGAGGCCTTCAAAGATATG actgaggaggactggaaaaaagTTAAGATGAGTGATGTGgggaggaaactgcaggaagaaCATAAAAAGCTGGTAAATGAAACCCAGTCAGCGTTCGTAAGCCTAATATCATAG